GTCTGCCGCCCTCCAAGGTTTTTCTGATGAATGAAATCGGAGTGGACATCGTTGCCCTGGCCAATAACCATTCTCTTGATTATGGAACGGATGCCCTTGTGGACACCTGTACAGCCCTTGATGGAGCCGGCATCAGATATGTGGGGGCGGGCCCTGACATGAACAGGGCAAAACAGCTTGAGAAGATAGAAGTGAATGGAAAGGCCATAGGCTTTCTGGCGGCATCAAGGGTCTATCCTGATCATAACTGGGTGGCGAACAGCAAAAAACCAGGCATGGTAAGCGGTTATGATCCAACCATCCTTTTGGAGGAAATTAAAAAGGCAAAAGAAATCTGTGATTATGTGGTGGTCTACATCCACTGGGGAGTGGAGCGGGATGAAAAACCCCAGGAATACCAGAGGATTCTGGGAAAACAGATCATCGACGCAGGGGCTGACCTGGTGATCGGAAGCCATCCCCATGTTCTTCAGGGAATTGAATATTATAACGGCAAGCCCATCTGCTACAGCCTTGGCAATTTCATCTTTGGAAGCAGTATCCCAAAGACAGCCCTTTTACGGGCCCAGGTGGATTTTGCCCAGGGAAGCACCACCTTGTCCCTGGTTCCGGGAACCTCCAAGGCAGGCTATACCAGAACCCTGACCCAGGAAGACGAGATTCAGGGATTTTACCAGTATTTCCAGGGCATATCCTTTGGCGTGTCAGTTGATGAAAACGGCGTCATTCACAATAACGGCAATTAAACTCAGACGAGGTATCTGTCACCCTGGCAGATGCCTCGTTCTTTTAACCGTTTTGCCAGAGTACCGAGGAACAGCTTTTTATTGCCGCTCCATAGAGGCGAAATAAGAAGCTTTTTTGGCCCATCTCCGCTGATCCGGTGTATGACTACCTCTGGAGGAAGGATGGCAATGCAGTCTATGATCAGGTCCACGTATTCTTCCAGGGTGTAGACAGGAACCAGGCCTTTTTCATATTCTGCGGCAAGGTCAGTTCCTTTTAATACATGAAGGAGCTGAAGCTTGATTCCGTTGGTCCCATGTTCTCCCAAATGGCCCAGATAGTTTACGGTTTCCAGAATCATGTCCCTGGTTTCCCCTGGAAGCCCTAAAATGACATGAGAAATGACCGTAAGCCCGGTTTCCGTTAAATTCTGGTAAGCTTCAAAGAAAGTATGAAGGGGATATCCTCTCCGGATATGGTCTGCTGTTGATTCATGAATGGTCTGAAGCCCCAGTTCTACCCAGACAGGCTTAATCCGGTTTAATCTTTTTAACAGTTCCAGGACATCAGGTGGAAGGCAGTCTGGACGGGTGGCAATGGAAAGGACCGCCACATCCGGATGGGAGATAGCCTGGGTAAACAGCTCTTCCAGATAGGGTACGGGAGCGTAGGTATTGGTGTAAGACTGAAAATAGGCGATGAAACGGCCTTCCCCCGGCTTTAGTTTCCCCTGGATCCTTTTACGGGCAGATTCGATCTGACTGGTGACAGAGGAATGAAGGGCAAGGGACTCGGCAAATTCTCCCGATCCTCCGCCGCTGCAGAAGATGCATCCCCCGGTTCCCAGGGTTCCATCCCGGTTGGGGCAGGTCATGCCGCCGTCAAGAGCCAGTTTATATATTTTTTGTCCGTATTGTTTCTTCATTTCATAGTCCAGGGAATGATAAGGTTTTTCGTTCCAGTACATGCTTTTCTCGTTTCCTCTTTTCTTTCCATGTTTTTTGGGCAGGATATACCCTTTTATCGGGTGTAAAGTATGCTTGCACGGTGTTTTCTCCGGGGTTATTTTTGATTGTTTCATTATACGGGAACCCCGGATGAGCTGTCAAATTATTTTATGGTTTTTCGTAAAATATTGTATTGTGAAATCTTTGGCATTTATGATATACTCGTAACAATGACAATACGTTGTCAATGAATGGAAAAAACCATCCAGGTTACCTTTAGCCCCAAAAGCGTGGGCAGTAAATCGGAAAAGGAGAGCAAATGACATGAAAATAAGCGATACGATTCAGCTGCTGGAGTCTAAAAAGTCAGAAAAGCTTATGGCCGCTTTATACGGAGAAGAGGCGGTCAGGGAAAATATAGAACGGTATCAGAGCCTTGTGAGTGACTTCCAGAAGAAATTTCCAGAGGATGATGTGATTTTGTTTTCCTCACCCGGACGTACGGAGATCAGCGGAAACCATACCGATCATAACCACGGAAAAGTGCTTGCTGGAAGCATTAATCTGGACTGCGTGGGCGTAGCCGCAAAAAACAACAGCAGGAAAGTGAATATTATCAGTGAGACCTATAACCAGAGCTTTGAGATTGATTTAGACGACTTAGCTCCAAGCGATAAGAAGGCAGGGACCATTGATCTGGTAAAAGGGCTTTTAAAGGGCTTTTTAGAGGCCGGCTACGAGATCGGCGGCTTTGATGCCTGCGTAACCAGCAATGTTATCAGTGCGGCAGGTGTCAGCTCCTCCGCTTCGTTTGAGATGCTGCTTTGTTCTATTTTAAATACATTCTTTAACAATAGCGCCATGGATACCGTGGCTTATGCCCATATTGGCAAGTTTTCTGAAAACGTGTACTGGGACAAGGCTTCCGGCCTTTTAGACCAGATGGCATGTGCAGCAGGGGGACTTATTACCATTGATTTTAAGGACCCGGCAGCTCCGGTTGTAGAGAAAATTGACTTTGATTTTGGTTCTAAAAACCACAGCCTTATTATTGTCAATACAGGAAAGGGTCATGCGGACTTAAGCGCGGACTATTCCTCAGTTCCGGCAGAGATGAAAAAGGTCGCTGAATTCTTTGGAAAAGAGGTCTGCGCCGAAATCACAGAAAAAGAGGTCATTGACAATTTACAGGAGGTCAGGGACTTTGCCGGTGATCGTTCTGTCCTTCGTGCCCTCCATTTCTTTGAAGAAAATAAGCGGGTAGAGGCGGAAGTTGCAGCTTTAAAGGAAAACCGGTTTGAGGACTTTTTAAAGAATATCACCGAATCTGGAAATTCTTCATGGAAATGGCTTCAGAACTGCTTTACCAATACCAGTTTCCAGGAACAGGGGATCACCATTGCCCTGGCTCTTACGGAACTTTTCCTTGCAGAGAAGAAGAAAGGCGCATGCAGAATCCATGGAGGCGGATTTGCCGGTGTTATCATGACTATGCTGCCTAATGAACTGGTAGATGAATATATTTCCTACATTGAGAAAGCCATGGGAGAGGGCAATGCTTACCGGATGAGCATCAGGCCTTATGGAGCCATCTGTTTCAATGAGATAATCAATCAATAATAATTGTAAATTCTGCCGCTATGGAGTAAAATAGAAGTAAGAAACATTAGAAAAGAACGTGTGGCAGAAGGAGGCGGACATTATGAAAGAAAAGAAAAATCTGGTTATCACCATAGGAAGGCAGTACGGCAGCGGCGGCCGAATTGTGGGAAAAGCCCTTGCAGAGGAACTGGGAATTCATTTTTATGATGAAGAGATTTTAACCATAACATCGGAGCAAAGTGCCGTTGGAGAGGTATTTTTCCGTCTGGCGGATGAAAAGGCAGGAAGCAACCTGCTTTATAAGATCGTAAGCGGCTTAAAGCCCCAGCTTGGGAAACCCTCTACGGATGCGGATATTGTGAAACCGGAGAATCTGTTCCGTTTCCAGTCCAAGGTCATTAAAGAACTGGCTTCGGAAGAGTCCTGCATTATTGCCGGACGGTGTGGGGATTACATCTTGGGCCGTGAAAAAGAAGCGTTCCCTGGTCTGGTAAAAATCTTTGTTTATGCAGACAACGAGACTCTCATCAAGCGTACCATGGAGGTCGATAATGTTGATGAGAAAGAAGCAGCAAAGCGTGTAAAAAAGATCAACCGGGAGCGGAAGGAGTATTACCGCTACTATACCGGTGGTAATTGGGAAGATTGGGACAATTATGACCTGATCATCAATACCAGTTGTATTGACTTGGAACAGACAGCGAAACTGATTAAGGATTATATTAAGCTTAGAGGAATTGAGTTATAAAGGAACGCATAACGGCGGCTTTGATTGTAATTTCAAAGCCGCCGTTTTCATTGTCCGGGCTGGTATATCATTGAATCAGTTTTAACATTCCGTGGATTTTTCCAGTACCAGTGCAGGCAAGGCACTATCTAAGTCATTCTTAAAATACACCAGATTTCCGATTTACAAAACAGCTAAATAAATAAATTCACGTTGGATTCTTCCGCATCCCCCAGATAAGCGCCTACGCCCCCAAGCTCCACCCCGTCGATCAATTCTTCGGGATGGATTCCCATGACATCCATGCTCATGGTGCAGGCCACAATCTTTACTCCGGATTTCATGGCCTTTTGGATCAGGGTTTCCAATGAATCCACATTTTTATCATTCATGATTTTTTTCATCATGGCGGTTCCCATGCCGCCCATATTCATTTTGGAAAGTTTTAATTTTTTACTGCCTCTGGGAAGCATGAATCCAAACATGGATTCCACCAGTGATTTGGGGACCGGCTGCTTTTCCGCTTTTCTTAATGCCGTCAGTCCCCAGAAGGTAAAGAACATGGTAACAGGTCTGCCCATGGCTGCAGCGCCATTGGCTATGATAAAGCTTGCCAGAACCTTGTCAAGATCACCGGAAAATACGATGATAGTCTTGCCTTCGGATGCTTCCTTTTTTTCAAGGGAAGCAGGACTTCCTTTTTTAACCAGTGCAACGTAATCCTTTCCCCGGAGTTCACAGGCCATAAGTTCATTTCCGGTACGCCTGCACCAGGCGCCGATGTCCCGGGTAAAGCCTGGATCCGAGGCAGATACCTCCATGACTGCCCCATCGGGCATTTCCTTCATGGTTTCAAATACCTTCATAATGGGACCGGGGCACTGCATTCCGCTGCAATCTAAGCGCATGGCAGAGGTGGGGATATTTTTGGTCTCCATCTGGCCGTTGTCGGCATAAAGAATTTGTTCGGAAGGCTGAAGAGCATCTGCCCCATAATGGGTCGACTGATAGAACCTGGCGCCGCCGGGATAAAGCTTGACATTATGAAATCCGTTGTGCATCAGGATGCGGACGGCATTGTAAGCCCGGACCCCAATGGCGCAGAAGACAATGGTTTTCCTGGAAGGATCCAGTTCCTTTAAACGGTTTCTTAGCTGCCCCAGTGGAATGTGGGTTGCATTTGGGAGGGAAAAGGCCATCAGCTCCGCATCCTCTCTTACATCAAGGATCACTGCTTCCGGACTTTGCTCTACCGCATCCCAGGAGGTAAATGCAACTTTTCCCGTAAGCAGGTTTTCAGCCACAAAGCCAGCCATGTTGACCGGGTCTTTTGCGGAAGAGAAGGGTGGGGCATAGGCCAGCTCCAGGTTCTTTAAGTCATGGATTCCTGCGCCAAGGCGGATTGCCACCGCCAGGGTGTCGATCCGTTTATCAACACCGTCCCGGCCCACGATCTGCGCTCCGAAGATCTTTTTTCCATTGGTGGAGAAAAGAAGCTTTAAGGTTATGGGCACGGCACCGGGATAATAGCCTGCATGGAGTTCTGGGTAATGATGATGCTTTCATAGTCCGTTCCCTTTTGAAGGCCCCTCCTGATCAGTGCCTTTTCATTTGCGCCGGTAGAAGCCACAGCTAAATCAAATACCTTTGCAACGGACGTTCCCTGAGTCTTTTCATAGGTTTCCTGCGCCCCTGCAATATTATTTGCTGCAATTCGTCCCTGTTTGTTGGCAGGTCCTGCAAGGGGGATCATTGCTGGTTCCCGGAATATAAGGTCGTTGACCTGAATCACATCGCCTACGGCATAGATATCAGGATCCGAGGTTCTTAAATAATCATCGACCACAATGCCGCCCCGTTCATTGACGGCAATGCCGGCTGCTTTTGCCAGTTCACTGTTGGGCCGGACTCCGATGGAGAGGATGACAAGCTCTGCAAAAAGAGTTTTACCGCTTTTTAGAGTAATGGCTACAGATCCATCCTGATCTTCAAACCCGGCAACACCGTCGCCAAGATGAAGGTCTACGCCGTTTTGCAGGATGTGTTCGTGGAGCAGTTGGGCCATTTCGTAGTCTACAGGCGTCATAACCTGGTCCAGCATTTCAATGAGTGAAACAGAAAGTCCTGCGTGGCGGAGATTTTCAGCCATTTCAAGACCAATAAAGCCCCCTCCGATGACAGCGGCAGTTTTGATTTTATTTTCCTTAATAAGAGCGCGGATGCGGTCGGTGTCAGGAACCGTCCAGAGAGTCTGGATTCGGGAAGATCCGATTCCGGGAATGGGCGGGCGGACCGGTGAGGAGCCGGTGGAAATGACTAAGGTGTCATAGGTTTCCTCATAGGTTTCCCCGGAATCCAGTCTGCGTACTGTGATTTTTTTATTCTCCTTGTCAATGGAGGTAACTTCATTTTTTACTCTGACATCGATGTCATACTTCTTTTTCATGGCTTCCGGAGTTTGCAGCAGCAATGCGTCCCTGGATTTAATTACATCACCTACATGGTAAGGAAGGCCGCAGTTAGCGTAGGAAATGTATTCCCCCCGTTCCAGCATGATGATATTTGCCTCCTCGTCAAGCCTGCGCAGCCTGGCTGCACAGCTGGCTCCTCCGGCCACTCCGCCGATAATTACAATTTTTTTCATAATATTCCTCCTGTTATATTTTTAAACGATTCAATGGTCATGTGTTTTTTCGTTAAGTATAAACAAATATTTAAAAGATGTCTGTGATTCAGTCACATAACAGCCATTGCCCGTGACAATGATCATGTTTTTATCGCACATAAAGCAAGAAAATATATGCATAATTAATTTTGTGCAATTAAATTTTGCAATTCCATTGACAAATGACCAATAACGTTTTATGATAAGAATAGTTTTAAAAAATGCAATTTTGTACAATATAAGAAGGAGGTACATGAAATGTCTGTTTATGATTTTACAGTGAAAGAAATGGATGGCACAGAGAAACCCTTATCCGATTATGCAGGCAAGGTGCTGCTGATTGCCAATACGGCAACGGTCTGCGGGTTTACTCCCCAGTATACGGATCTTCAGGCCATGTATGACGATTACGCAGGCAAAGGGTTTGAGATCCTTGATTTTCCCTGCAACCAGTTTGGAAACCAGGCGCCAGGAGACAACGAAGAAATTCATTCCTTTTGTACCGGACGCTTTGGAGTTACCTTCCCTCAGTTTGCAAAGATTGATGTAAATGGGGAGAATGCCATTCCCCTGTACCGTTACCTGGTGAATGAAAAGGGCTTTGAAGGCTTTGACCCGGGACATGAGCTGACTTCCCGCCTGGAACAGAAGTTTGAAGAGGTTAATCCGAATTATAAAAATGAACCGGACATTAAATGGAATTTCACCAAATTCCTTGTGGATCGTGAAGGAAATGTGGTCAGGCGTTTTGAACCGACCGCGGATATGAAGTATGTAAAAGAAAGTGTAAAAAGCTTATTGTGAAAAACCGGACGAGGATGGCAGAGGAAGAGGAGAGAGAAGTTATGGACTATGAGAAATTAAAATTGGAGAACCAGCTTTGCTTTCCGCTATATGCCTGTTCCCGCGAGATTATCAAACGGTATAAACCATTTCTTGATGAGATCGGGCTGACTTATACCCAGTATATTGCCATGATGGTATTATGGGAGAGAAAGCAGGTCACCATTAAGAAAATGGGCGAGCTTCTGTACCTGGACAGCGGCACCTTGACCCCTTTGTTGAAAAAGATGGAAGCCGCCGGCCTGCTTAGACGGAGCCGGGCCAGAGAGGATGAGAGAAGCGTGATCGTTGAACTGACGGAAAAGGGAGAACAGCTAAAGGATCAGGCTGTAACCATTCCTGACCGGATGTCCCAATGTATTTCCGTTAATAAAGAGGAATCCAGGGATTTGTACCGGCTTCTGTATCAGATTTTAGGCCAGACGGATCAAAGACCGGAAAAATAAATGAAGACCCAACGAAAGCACCCCCGCGTGAATTCTAATTTTCGCGAGGGTGCTTTTGTATTCATGCCTTGACTGTATGAAAGGTTTACCAGGAGAGGTTACAGCATCTGGGAGCCGTAAAATCCATGTTATAAAATTCGCCGATCCCCTGGGGAAAGGTAAAAATGTTAAACGGATCATATTTCTCCTTCACCTTTTTTAATCTGCAAACATGGGTACCATAATATTGTTCAAGATAGCAGGGAAGGCATGCATAGGGGAAATTCACATAGGAGCCGTTGGTAACTGATTCTAAATAGTTGAATTTTTCAGTTACCCAGGCGGCATTTTTACATCTATGGTCTTCAAATATGGTATCAAGCCAGACAATAAAGTTGGCATTGCGGTAGAAAAATGCAGTTTCATCTACATCCACCTCTGCCACCTTGCCTCCCAGGGCATAAAAGGAAATGCTGGCATAAACAGAACCTTGGGGCCGCTCTTTTATAAGACCGGCAATTTTTAAGCTTTCACAGTTGCTAAAGTCCCGCACAGCAAAACGGCTTGCTGATTTGAATTTTTCAAAGGGAGGATAAAAGTCCCCGATAATTGTAACAGCTTCCAGGAAGGTCACGTATTTTAAACTGTATTTAACACCTCCAAGCTCAAGGAGGGGAGCAATGATTCCCAGGGCTAACTCAGGAGGTCCGTAAAAGATCCCTCTTGCGATAATCCCAAGTCCTTCAAAAAGATCGTTGTAGATCCTTGAAATCAAGGTTACCCTCTGATCGGCATCTTTCAGCCAGTCCTGCCAGGTCAGCAGGAATAAAGACTGCTTCTCCTGGTCTGCATGGGGATATCTTATGTCAATAAGTGTAACTTTATTTACCTTCTGGGGAAGGCGGAAGGTCATGGAAACGACTACGCCAAAGTTTCCTCCCCCTGCTCCCCGGCATGCCCAAAATAAATCGGCGTTTTCCTGAGAATTGGCATTTACGATGCGGCCTTCGTAATCGACCATACGGATTTCTAAAAGATTGTCGCAGCCAAGGCCAAAGTGGCGGCAGGAGAGTCCGAAGCCTCCACCTAAGGCATATCCGCCAACCCCAACCGAGGGGCAGGTCCCGCCAGGGAAGGGGTAACCTTTTGATGAGACGAATTCATATAACTGTTTGTTTGTTACGCCTCCCTGAACGTGAAGTAAATGGGCGTCTTCATCTATGGCAAGCTGGTTCATTTCACTTAAATCAATGTCAAGCACATGATCGCCGGTGGAGTAGCCTTCATAGTTATGGCCTCCGCTTCGGATCCGCAGACAGACGTGGTTCTTTTGGGACCACAAAACCGCATTGCTGACATCTTCATGATTCCGGCAATAAACAATGGCCAGGGGGAATTTTTGGACCGCCCTGTTATATACTTGTCTTAATTCATGATAATAAGGGTCGTCTGGAGTAACAATACGACCGGTGAGCCCGTTAAAATTACAGGTGTTCATGAGGATTGCCTCCTTTCCTAATAACATTTTATTAAGAAGGAGGACATTTGGTTCGGCATGTATATTTCCCGTTCCCGGCCTGTCTTTGATTTCTTCCATTTTATTTTGTCAATATTTTACAAAAATATAATTTTTAAGGGCTGACAGGTACTATTCTGATTTCTAAATCATAAAATATGGAAAATTGTTTAATTGAAAGGCAGTAATCTTATGACTCCTTGCCCTGAAGGATTGTTCTCGTACACGATTCAATCCGGTGATACACTATGGCTTATTTCACAGCGTTTTCGTACTACTGTAGATGAAATTATGGCGGTTAATCCGGGAATAGTTCCAAATAACCTGTTAGTTGGGCAGGTAATCTGCGTTCCCCGCGGAAGCAGGAACAGCAATATGCCACCCCAGACCCGACCTCAGACGCAGCCAATGACGCAGCCGCGGACGCAGCCAATGACGCAGCCAATGACGCAACCGCAGACACAGCCGCAGACACAGCCAATGACACAGCCGCAAACGCAGCCGCAGACGCAGCCGCAGACACAGCCGCAAACGCAGCCAATGACACAGCCGCAGACGCAGCCGCAAACGCAGCCAATGACGCAGCCACGGACGCAGCCGCAGACGCAGCCAATGACGCAGCCGCAGACACAGCCGCAAACGCAGCCGCAGACACAGCCGCAGACGCAGCCAATGACGCAGCCGCAGACACAGCCGCAAACGCAGCCAATGACGCAGCCACGGACACAGCCCCAGACACAGCCAATGACTCAGCCATGGACACAGCCCCAGACTCAGCCTGCAACCCAACCCCAGACACAGCCACAGACTACTGTTCCGGAAAATCAAAATCTTGAAGATTTAATGAATATTTGTCCAGGTGGGATGCAATCCTACACAATTCAAGCCGGAGATACCCTGTGGCTTATTTCGCGGCGCCATTCTATTTCCGTTGACGAAATTATGGAAGCGAATCCAGGTATAAACCCGAATCGTCTGTTTATTGGTCAGGTAATCTGTATTCCACATGCGGGCGGAAACCGCAATATGCCTTCACAAGCCCAGCCACAGACGCAGCCTGTGACTCAACCACAAACGCAGCCTGTGACTCAACCACAAACGCAACCACAAACGCAACCGCAGACACAGCCACAGACTCAGCCTATGACGCAGCCTATGACGCAGCCGCAGACTCAGCCTATGACTCAGTCTCAATCCCAGACTTTTATTGAAGACGACTGGAGGCGCAGAAACAGAAGGGGCCGGTGTCCGGAAGGATCATATTCATACACAGTTGAAGCCGGTGATACTTTGTGGCTCATTTCACAGCATCATTGTACTACTGTAGAGGCCATTATGGAGGCAAACCCGGGTTTAACTCCTGCTAACCTGTTTGTTGGCCAGGTAATCTGCATTCCTCGCGGAGCAGGAGGCGCGGTACCTGAAAAAACACATATGCGGCCACGCAATGAGGAAGAACGAAGAGGGACCCGCGATGAGGAAGAGCGGAGAGGGGAACGCACAGAGAACCTCTGCCCAGGAGGATTGCATTCCTATATCATTGAGGCTAGTGATACCCTTTGGATTATTGCACAACGTTTTGAGACTACCGTTGAGGCAATCATGGCTGTAAATCCAGGTATTAATCCAACAAATCTGTTTATTGGTCAGGTGATTTGTATTCCATATGGGCACAAACTGCCACCAGTTTGTCCAACACCCCAGCCGCAGCCAGTTCCTCAGCCAAGGCCGCAGCCAGCTCCTCAGCCAAGGCCCCAGCCGGCTCCCCAACCAAGGCCGCAGCCAGCTCCCCAACCAAGGCCGCAGCCGACTCCCCAGCCGTTGCCGCAGCCAATTCCTCAGCCAATTCCTCAGCCCCAGCCGACTCCCCAACCCCAGCCCATTCCCCAGCCTCCTGTCATTATGTGTATCTCCGAGGCGGAACAAAGCTTAAGTAATTATCTGAGGCTTTTATGGTTACAGCATGTATACTGGACGAGAATGGTTGTCGAGAGCGTGGCTTTTGACCTTCCGGATGTGAAATTTGTAACAGATCGTCTGCTGGAGAATCCTAAAGATTTCGAAGAAGTATTGATTACGTTTTATGGGGAGGATAAAGCCGCTAAATTTGCAGAGCTGCTGACAACCCACCTTACAACCGCCAATGAACTTGTTATGGCGATGAAGGAAAGCAACGCTGATGCTGCTTCTGATGCGGAAAAACGCTGGTACGAAAACGCAGATCAAATCGCAACATTCCTCGCCAATATCAATCCCAATTGGTCGGCCGATGACTGGCAGGATATGCTCTATAATCACTTGGCAATGACAAAGACAGAAGCGGATGATATCCTGACACAGAATTTTGAAGACGGCATCAATATATTTTCAGACATTGAGATAGAAGCCCTTGAAATGGCCGATGTCATGACACAGGGAATCACACAACAGTTCATGCAGTTTTTTAGGTAGTTACAGGTATAAAAAAGAATGTATTCCAAAAGTCTATAAATGTCTTTTGAGATACATTCTTTTTTAATAATATGGCAAATGACCGATGCAACTGGCAGACTAAACTTTCATGTGATAAAATATCCATAAGCTTAAGGCAGTATTTTTAATGCTGTGATTTTAAATTTTGACAAAAGAACTATATAGATTGGGAGAGAAAATGATAATCAGGGAATATAATTCAAAGGATATTGAGGAAATAACCGCATTGTTTTATGATACGGTCCATGGAATATGCGCCAGAGACTACACTAAGGAGCAGCTTGATGCGTGGGCATCAAAGGATATGGATCGGGATGCCTGGGACCGTTCCTTAAAGGAGCATCATTCGCTTGTGGCTGTAAAAAACGGCATGATCGCCGGATTTGGGGACATGGATGATACGGGTTATCTTGACCGCCTCTATGTCCAT
The nucleotide sequence above comes from Lacrimispora sp. BS-2. Encoded proteins:
- a CDS encoding acetylglutamate kinase encodes the protein MVVESVAFDLPDVKFVTDRLLENPKDFEEVLITFYGEDKAAKFAELLTTHLTTANELVMAMKESNADAASDAEKRWYENADQIATFLANINPNWSADDWQDMLYNHLAMTKTEADDILTQNFEDGINIFSDIEIEALEMADVMTQGITQQFMQFFR
- a CDS encoding GNAT family N-acetyltransferase; the encoded protein is MIIREYNSKDIEEITALFYDTVHGICARDYTKEQLDAWASKDMDRDAWDRSLKEHHSLVAVKNGMIAGFGDMDDTGYLDRLYVHKDYQGQGIATLLCDRLEAGFPGGTVTTHASITAKPFFESRGYRVFKEQQVERKGVILTNYVMKKS